One genomic window of Ruegeria sp. THAF33 includes the following:
- a CDS encoding inositol monophosphatase family protein codes for MVTPDALTEHAMKIADITSESAMRFFRGSLGIEFKQDESPVTQADKAVEAEVRSYLKQHFPGHGIFGEEHGQEAGDGLHMWVIDPIDGTRSFLSGHPLFGFLLAHLVDGRPRLGLVGMPALHETYLGVVGDGASLNGQPIEVSNTTRLDQSVLYVNEGDKIYRDHPDLFSRLMNAGQTRRFAYDCYPHALLASGHVDAVVDYDLQPYDYLALSPLITAAGGVMTDWHGHALTLDSDGAVVSAATPELHAELLDLINVEK; via the coding sequence ATGGTAACCCCAGATGCGTTGACTGAGCATGCGATGAAGATTGCTGATATTACCTCGGAGTCCGCGATGCGGTTTTTTCGGGGGTCTTTGGGCATTGAATTCAAACAGGATGAAAGCCCGGTGACGCAGGCCGACAAGGCAGTTGAGGCAGAAGTACGCTCTTACCTGAAACAGCATTTTCCCGGACACGGCATCTTTGGCGAAGAGCACGGGCAAGAAGCAGGCGACGGGCTTCATATGTGGGTGATTGACCCGATTGACGGAACCCGTTCGTTTCTGTCCGGCCATCCTTTGTTCGGGTTCCTTTTGGCGCACCTTGTGGATGGGCGCCCTCGGTTGGGCCTAGTCGGAATGCCGGCCTTACATGAGACCTATTTGGGTGTGGTCGGTGACGGCGCCAGCCTGAACGGGCAACCGATAGAGGTGTCGAACACCACGCGTCTGGATCAATCGGTTTTGTACGTGAATGAAGGCGACAAAATTTATCGCGATCATCCTGACCTGTTCAGCCGGCTGATGAATGCAGGGCAGACGCGCCGATTTGCCTATGATTGTTATCCCCATGCCTTGCTTGCTTCGGGCCATGTCGATGCTGTGGTGGATTACGATCTGCAACCTTATGACTATCTGGCGCTCTCACCTCTGATCACGGCTGCTGGCGGAGTGATGACCGATTGGCACGGGCATGCGTTAACCCTCGATTCAGATGGCGCGGTCGTTTCCGCCGCAACCCCTGAACTGCATGCTGAACTGCTTGACCTCATCAATGTCGAAAAATGA
- a CDS encoding ROK family protein — protein MALKSALSGGQSVSQPLAQPFGAVHEHWNLVADIGGTNTRLGVVTNGELADLRKHPTGTLEDLLEAFHDLRDEIGTNPQAVVAAGAGPVRDGTIQLTNANLDLSETELAKATGAERTFVINDFTAAAWSVAEVTRSDVAVLQGQATPPAGTRLVVGPGTGLGVGALLYSEGRYHTVSGEGGHVGLYPRHRDEVDIFEAARRIAPGCFFGDSLALEAEMFLSGTGLPILYQAVELAAGQARTQARSAKDILNDARNGTDLVAEKAAQIFTTHLGALMGDLAVTLMPEGGVFLVGGVAEKNRWLFSDNFKDAFNGGGRFSDLRRSLNLYVSEQAEFGIIGANNFCKNALRQQPD, from the coding sequence ATGGCGCTGAAATCCGCCCTGTCCGGGGGTCAGAGCGTCTCTCAGCCGTTAGCGCAACCATTCGGTGCCGTGCATGAGCATTGGAATCTGGTCGCGGATATCGGCGGTACGAACACACGTCTGGGCGTCGTCACGAACGGAGAGTTGGCAGACCTTCGGAAACACCCGACAGGTACATTGGAAGATCTGCTGGAGGCGTTCCATGACCTTAGGGACGAAATCGGAACCAACCCACAGGCCGTCGTAGCAGCCGGAGCCGGGCCGGTCAGGGACGGAACGATTCAGCTGACAAACGCAAACCTGGATCTTTCGGAAACCGAGTTGGCGAAAGCAACAGGAGCAGAGCGCACCTTTGTCATAAATGATTTCACCGCTGCGGCGTGGTCGGTGGCCGAGGTGACCCGGTCGGATGTTGCGGTCTTGCAGGGTCAGGCAACGCCGCCCGCAGGCACACGGCTGGTTGTAGGGCCCGGAACCGGGCTTGGCGTTGGTGCGTTGCTATATTCCGAAGGCAGGTATCACACGGTTTCCGGCGAAGGCGGGCACGTGGGCCTGTACCCGCGCCATCGCGACGAAGTTGATATCTTTGAGGCGGCACGTCGCATCGCACCGGGCTGTTTCTTTGGGGACAGCCTAGCGCTGGAAGCAGAAATGTTCCTAAGCGGAACCGGCCTGCCGATCCTGTATCAGGCAGTTGAATTGGCAGCCGGTCAAGCGCGAACTCAGGCGCGCTCTGCAAAGGACATTCTGAACGATGCCCGTAACGGCACCGATCTGGTCGCCGAAAAAGCCGCGCAGATTTTTACCACCCATCTGGGTGCTTTGATGGGTGATCTGGCGGTCACCTTGATGCCGGAGGGGGGCGTTTTCCTCGTCGGCGGCGTTGCCGAGAAAAACCGCTGGCTATTCAGTGACAACTTCAAGGATGCGTTCAACGGCGGCGGCCGCTTCAGCGATTTGCGCCGCTCCCTGAACCTTTACGTGTCTGAACAGGCAGAGTTCGGGATCATCGGCGCAAACAACTTCTGCAAGAACGCGCTGAGACAGCAACCAGACTAA
- a CDS encoding DUF1636 domain-containing protein has protein sequence MTCYSDHYVLICSTCQGAMSAEAAQDVLNARLPDGFETRMVACMAGCERAMTVGFQAPGKAQYLFGDITTSHDLSALVEFATQFGDSDDGWTSASDRPPALFAKTLSRIPALPSGGVS, from the coding sequence ATGACCTGCTATTCTGATCACTACGTTCTGATCTGTTCAACATGTCAGGGGGCGATGTCTGCCGAGGCCGCGCAAGACGTGCTGAATGCCCGGTTGCCTGACGGTTTTGAAACCCGAATGGTGGCGTGCATGGCAGGTTGTGAACGGGCCATGACCGTCGGATTTCAGGCCCCGGGAAAAGCGCAGTACCTGTTTGGCGATATCACGACATCACACGACCTGTCCGCCCTGGTCGAATTCGCGACCCAGTTCGGCGACAGTGACGATGGCTGGACCAGCGCCTCGGACCGCCCCCCTGCCCTTTTCGCAAAGACCTTGTCGCGCATACCCGCATTGCCGTCCGGGGGGGTATCATGA
- a CDS encoding D-lyxose/D-mannose family sugar isomerase — MRIGRPRKCAALWPKRSAAAGWDITDYAQGHFDEHYLFPFTLRTGLDEGSEIRAWDALCRKLLISKDNQLSPLHRHIIKAEDIINRGGGDLVLEIHASDPNGGVDRDNPVTVPSDACPVTLQPQEYVRLKPRQSVTLMPGIWHAFWAERGDCLIGEVSTVNNDRTDIGFEKPIPRFSKVEKDSRAGFPSCTRLLTPFGPGWRSRTAGAAIAIPSTNAFVCRLTSLALPD, encoded by the coding sequence TTGCGGATTGGTCGCCCGAGAAAATGCGCAGCCCTCTGGCCAAAACGATCCGCAGCCGCGGGCTGGGATATTACCGATTACGCACAAGGCCATTTCGACGAACATTACCTATTCCCGTTCACTCTACGCACTGGTTTAGACGAAGGATCTGAAATCCGGGCGTGGGATGCTCTGTGCAGAAAACTGTTGATCTCGAAAGACAATCAGCTTTCTCCGTTGCACCGGCATATTATCAAGGCAGAAGACATCATCAACCGGGGCGGCGGCGATCTCGTTCTGGAAATTCATGCGTCGGATCCAAACGGTGGCGTCGACCGCGACAACCCGGTGACGGTCCCCAGCGATGCCTGCCCTGTAACCTTGCAACCCCAAGAGTACGTGCGGCTGAAGCCGAGGCAAAGCGTAACTCTGATGCCCGGCATCTGGCACGCTTTTTGGGCCGAGCGCGGCGATTGCCTTATTGGCGAGGTATCGACCGTGAATAACGACCGCACCGACATTGGGTTTGAAAAGCCAATTCCACGGTTTTCAAAGGTCGAGAAAGATTCTCGAGCCGGATTTCCTTCTTGTACCAGACTATTGACACCGTTCGGTCCGGGCTGGCGCAGCAGGACAGCTGGCGCGGCTATTGCAATTCCATCTACCAACGCGTTCGTCTGCCGCTTGACAAGTCTGGCATTGCCGGACTAG
- a CDS encoding carbohydrate kinase encodes MILCCGEALIDMISEPTASGALGFVPHTGGAVLNTAVAMGRLGVPVGMLTGLSSDMFGQQLIDALKASHVDTTHVITSDRPTTLAFVQLSDGHASYSFVDENTAGRMLLPEDMPDQLPAVSALYLGGISLACEPCADAYAALLDRHGSNRAVMLDPNIRPDFIKDQTRFRTRLNRMISRADIVKVSDEDLDWIIPGAESESAKASVLLQAGPSVVIVTRGSDGAHGYLADGSEVSVPVKPVEVVDTIGAGDTFNAGVLTELSRAGHLTKSGLRGLTVESLQAAMELGADVAAVTVSRAGAEPPWSHEL; translated from the coding sequence ATGATCCTGTGCTGTGGTGAAGCGCTGATAGATATGATTTCAGAACCGACCGCATCGGGTGCACTGGGCTTTGTGCCACATACTGGTGGTGCAGTTCTGAACACAGCCGTCGCGATGGGACGTCTGGGTGTTCCGGTTGGGATGCTGACAGGTTTGTCATCGGACATGTTCGGCCAGCAATTGATCGATGCGCTGAAAGCGAGCCATGTGGACACGACACATGTGATCACCTCGGACCGTCCCACCACGCTTGCCTTTGTGCAGCTCTCGGATGGACACGCGTCTTACAGCTTTGTTGATGAAAACACCGCAGGCAGGATGTTGCTGCCCGAAGACATGCCCGATCAGCTTCCAGCCGTCTCTGCCCTGTATCTCGGTGGAATCAGCCTTGCGTGTGAACCTTGCGCAGATGCATATGCCGCCCTTCTGGACCGCCACGGTTCCAACCGGGCAGTGATGCTGGACCCGAATATCCGCCCGGATTTCATCAAGGATCAAACCCGATTTCGGACGCGTTTGAACCGCATGATCTCGCGTGCGGATATCGTCAAGGTTTCAGACGAGGACCTGGACTGGATCATTCCGGGCGCTGAATCCGAATCCGCAAAAGCGTCTGTGCTGTTGCAGGCGGGTCCTTCCGTTGTCATCGTCACGCGTGGCAGTGACGGGGCGCACGGTTACCTGGCGGATGGTTCCGAAGTCTCGGTTCCTGTGAAACCCGTTGAAGTGGTCGATACGATCGGCGCAGGTGACACGTTCAACGCCGGCGTTCTGACCGAGCTCAGCCGCGCAGGGCATCTGACCAAGTCAGGTCTGCGCGGATTGACGGTTGAAAGCCTGCAAGCAGCCATGGAACTGGGCGCTGACGTCGCGGCCGTGACCGTTTCCCGAGCCGGGGCGGAGCCCCCTTGGTCGCACGAACTGTGA
- a CDS encoding ABC transporter ATP-binding protein, whose translation MSFLVAENLEYYALNGDVLLQDVSFRLEEGSILAIAGPNGAGKTTLLKLLCGIERVILGDVWIEGQSLRTLSARQRARSIAVVGQQEMPDGRMRLQDYVALGQIPIQGERSMAQHKADLERVLTTTELSHFANKTMGQLSGGERQRAHIARALAQNPSLLFLDEPTNHLDPDAKGHMLSLVADLGVTVVMIVHDLVMIPEFATHVALMKATRLTGFGPVVEVLTPDRVRETFGVDYLCFQHEGRMIPALDIRKRKLSQ comes from the coding sequence ATGAGCTTTCTGGTTGCAGAGAATTTGGAGTACTACGCGCTCAATGGCGATGTCCTGTTGCAGGATGTGTCCTTTCGCCTGGAAGAAGGATCAATTCTGGCAATCGCCGGGCCGAACGGCGCCGGCAAGACCACTCTGCTGAAACTGCTGTGCGGGATCGAACGGGTTATCTTGGGTGATGTTTGGATAGAAGGCCAAAGCCTTCGGACCCTGTCCGCCCGCCAACGTGCCCGCTCCATTGCTGTGGTCGGGCAGCAGGAAATGCCTGACGGGCGGATGCGCCTGCAAGACTATGTTGCGCTGGGGCAAATCCCGATTCAGGGCGAACGTTCGATGGCTCAGCACAAGGCTGATCTGGAACGGGTTCTGACGACGACCGAGCTGTCGCATTTTGCCAACAAAACGATGGGTCAACTGTCCGGCGGAGAACGTCAGCGCGCACATATCGCGCGCGCGTTGGCCCAGAACCCGTCCTTGCTGTTTCTAGACGAGCCAACCAACCATCTGGACCCCGATGCCAAGGGGCACATGCTGTCTCTGGTTGCTGATCTGGGGGTAACGGTCGTCATGATCGTCCATGATCTGGTCATGATCCCGGAATTCGCCACCCATGTGGCGCTGATGAAAGCCACGCGTCTGACGGGGTTCGGGCCTGTTGTCGAAGTTCTGACCCCAGACCGGGTACGTGAGACATTCGGCGTGGATTATCTGTGCTTTCAGCACGAAGGCCGCATGATCCCCGCACTGGATATCCGAAAACGGAAATTGTCACAATAA
- a CDS encoding FAD-dependent oxidoreductase, which produces MTDLPTTAKAVIIGGGIIGCSTAYHLAKLGWTDTVLLERKKLTSGTTFHAAGLVGQLRSNANITQLLGYSVDLYNKIEEETGLGTGWKMNGGLRLACNEERWTEVKRQATTAHSFGLDMQLLTPSEAQQLWPLMDVSDVIGAAYLPTDGQANPSDITQALAKGARMAGAKIFEDTKVTDIEIEDGKIRAVITEQGRIECEKVICCAGQWSRTFASRFGVNVPLVPMEHQYMVTEPFDVPGNLPTLRDPDRLTYYKEEVGGLVMGGYEPNPIPWATKGIPQGFHYTLLDSNFDHFEQLMELALGRVPALENAGVKTLTNGPESFTPDGNFIIGEAPELRNFFVGAGFNAFGIAAGGGAGMALAEWVHKGEPPFDLWSADIRRFGRPHFDTDWVRTRTVEAYGKHYTMGWPHEEHDSGRPCRKSPLYDTLKKQGACFGEKLGWERPNWYADASKGEVPKDEYSFGRQNWFDAVGREHKAAREAAVLFDQTSFAKFALKGPDALAAMNWICANDVDKPVGALVYTQMLNDKGGIECDLTVGRVAHDEFYIVTGTGYATHDFDWINRSIPEGMNCQLFDITSSNAVLSLMGPKSREILAPVTRDDVSNSGFKFGTIRTIGIAGCPVKALRVTYVGELGWELHLPVEYAQTVYDALMEAGRPHGLINAGYRAIESLRLEKGYRAWGSDIGPDHTPFESGLGWAVKLRKNIDFKGRAASEAQKTGGVKKMLACFTVDPEVVLLGRETIYRNGERVGWLTSGGYGYTVEKSIGYGYIRNANGVDAQYVTSGTYELDVATQRVPCEVTLQPLYDPQMSRVKT; this is translated from the coding sequence ATGACCGACCTTCCGACAACAGCCAAAGCCGTCATTATCGGTGGCGGGATCATCGGCTGCTCGACCGCGTATCACCTGGCCAAGCTGGGCTGGACGGATACGGTGCTGCTGGAGCGCAAGAAGCTGACCTCGGGCACCACCTTCCACGCCGCGGGTCTGGTGGGGCAGTTGCGTTCGAACGCCAATATCACGCAATTGCTGGGTTATTCCGTCGATCTGTACAACAAGATCGAAGAGGAAACAGGGCTTGGCACTGGCTGGAAGATGAACGGCGGCTTGCGTCTGGCCTGCAACGAAGAGCGCTGGACCGAGGTGAAACGCCAGGCCACTACGGCGCATTCCTTTGGTCTGGACATGCAGCTTCTGACCCCATCCGAGGCGCAGCAGCTTTGGCCCTTGATGGATGTCTCTGACGTGATCGGCGCGGCTTATCTGCCGACAGACGGTCAGGCGAACCCGTCAGATATCACGCAGGCATTGGCCAAGGGCGCCCGCATGGCCGGGGCGAAGATATTCGAAGATACCAAAGTCACCGATATCGAAATCGAAGATGGCAAAATTCGTGCGGTAATCACCGAGCAAGGTCGGATCGAGTGTGAAAAGGTGATCTGCTGCGCCGGGCAATGGTCCCGCACCTTTGCCAGCCGCTTTGGCGTCAACGTTCCTCTGGTTCCGATGGAGCACCAGTACATGGTGACTGAACCTTTCGACGTGCCCGGCAATCTGCCCACTCTGCGCGATCCCGACCGGCTGACCTACTACAAGGAAGAAGTCGGAGGTCTGGTCATGGGCGGCTATGAGCCGAACCCGATCCCCTGGGCCACCAAGGGGATTCCGCAAGGTTTCCACTATACCCTTCTCGACAGCAACTTCGATCATTTCGAACAGCTTATGGAACTTGCGCTGGGTCGCGTGCCCGCGCTGGAAAACGCCGGCGTCAAGACGCTGACCAACGGGCCGGAAAGCTTCACGCCCGACGGCAATTTCATCATCGGCGAAGCGCCCGAGTTGAGGAATTTCTTCGTCGGTGCGGGCTTCAATGCCTTTGGCATCGCGGCTGGCGGTGGTGCGGGCATGGCGCTGGCAGAATGGGTGCACAAGGGTGAGCCGCCCTTCGATTTGTGGTCTGCCGATATCCGCCGCTTTGGCCGCCCGCATTTCGACACCGACTGGGTTCGCACCCGTACCGTCGAGGCATATGGCAAACACTACACAATGGGTTGGCCGCATGAGGAACATGACTCGGGCCGCCCCTGCCGAAAATCGCCGCTTTATGACACGCTGAAAAAGCAGGGCGCTTGTTTTGGCGAGAAACTGGGCTGGGAACGCCCCAACTGGTACGCGGACGCGTCAAAGGGCGAGGTGCCCAAGGATGAATACAGCTTTGGCCGCCAGAACTGGTTTGATGCCGTCGGGCGGGAACATAAAGCGGCACGTGAAGCGGCTGTGTTGTTCGATCAGACCTCTTTCGCCAAATTCGCCCTCAAGGGCCCCGATGCTTTGGCAGCGATGAACTGGATCTGCGCCAATGATGTGGACAAGCCGGTTGGCGCGCTTGTCTATACCCAAATGCTGAACGACAAGGGCGGGATCGAGTGTGACCTGACCGTTGGGCGCGTGGCCCATGATGAGTTCTATATCGTCACCGGCACCGGCTATGCCACCCATGACTTCGACTGGATCAACCGCAGCATTCCCGAGGGCATGAATTGCCAGCTTTTCGATATCACCTCATCGAATGCGGTTCTGTCATTGATGGGGCCAAAATCACGTGAGATTCTGGCGCCGGTGACGCGCGATGACGTCTCGAACAGCGGGTTCAAGTTTGGCACGATCCGCACCATCGGCATCGCCGGGTGCCCGGTTAAGGCGCTGCGCGTGACTTATGTGGGTGAACTGGGCTGGGAACTGCACCTGCCGGTGGAATATGCACAGACCGTGTATGACGCCTTGATGGAGGCAGGGCGCCCGCATGGATTGATCAATGCGGGCTACAGGGCGATTGAATCGCTGCGTCTTGAAAAAGGCTATCGCGCCTGGGGCTCGGATATCGGGCCGGATCATACGCCGTTCGAAAGCGGCTTGGGCTGGGCCGTGAAACTCCGGAAAAATATTGATTTCAAAGGGCGCGCCGCCTCTGAGGCGCAAAAAACCGGCGGCGTAAAGAAGATGCTGGCATGTTTCACGGTTGACCCCGAGGTTGTTCTTCTGGGGCGTGAAACAATCTATCGGAATGGCGAAAGGGTCGGATGGCTGACTTCGGGCGGCTATGGTTACACCGTCGAAAAGTCGATCGGCTACGGTTACATCCGAAACGCCAACGGTGTCGACGCACAATACGTCACATCAGGGACATATGAATTGGATGTCGCCACTCAGAGGGTTCCTTGCGAAGTGACGCTGCAACCGCTTTACGACCCGCAGATGAGCCGGGTGAAGACCTGA
- a CDS encoding ABC transporter substrate-binding protein, which produces MMQKLWPVVVFAGLAGGAAAEAVTVDNCGEPLVFDSAPERLVVHDMNMADMAFALGLQDKIVGLTGITGWYKTSPDFDAQRGDIPELAPKYPTIENLVAVEPDLFFAGWYYGMKPGGDVTPDTLEPFGIKTMILTESCVHLDKDRPEASMNLLFDDVLRLGKVMHVEDKAEALVAGWKDKLSAIEAKTADLAKPRVFLLDGPADAPFTAGKFAIPDAMITAAGGANVTHDLDTSWGRTSWEAVAAANPEFLVLLDYQSGNGAEDTFQFLKDHPVMSQTDAVKNERWIGLRYEELTPGPANIEAIEKMAKAMHPETN; this is translated from the coding sequence ATGATGCAGAAACTTTGGCCGGTGGTTGTTTTCGCTGGCTTGGCAGGTGGCGCGGCAGCGGAAGCCGTCACCGTGGACAATTGCGGTGAACCGCTGGTTTTTGACTCGGCGCCGGAACGCCTGGTCGTACATGACATGAACATGGCGGATATGGCCTTTGCGCTCGGCCTTCAGGACAAGATCGTGGGGCTTACCGGAATTACCGGCTGGTACAAAACAAGCCCTGATTTTGATGCTCAGCGTGGCGATATCCCAGAGCTTGCCCCCAAATACCCGACCATTGAAAACCTTGTGGCCGTCGAACCCGATCTGTTTTTTGCCGGTTGGTACTATGGCATGAAACCCGGCGGTGACGTCACGCCCGACACACTGGAACCTTTTGGTATCAAGACCATGATCCTGACCGAAAGCTGCGTGCATCTGGACAAGGATCGCCCCGAGGCCAGCATGAACCTGTTGTTTGATGACGTTCTGCGTCTGGGCAAGGTCATGCATGTCGAAGACAAGGCCGAGGCGCTGGTTGCCGGCTGGAAAGACAAATTGTCAGCCATCGAAGCAAAAACAGCCGATCTGGCAAAGCCCCGCGTATTCCTGTTGGACGGACCGGCCGATGCTCCATTCACCGCCGGCAAGTTCGCCATTCCCGATGCGATGATCACAGCGGCGGGTGGCGCGAACGTGACGCATGATCTGGATACCAGCTGGGGCCGCACGTCGTGGGAGGCCGTGGCAGCGGCCAACCCGGAATTTCTGGTGCTGCTCGATTATCAGTCCGGCAACGGCGCAGAGGACACCTTTCAGTTCCTCAAGGATCACCCGGTGATGTCACAAACGGACGCGGTAAAGAACGAGCGCTGGATTGGCCTGCGTTACGAGGAACTGACGCCCGGCCCGGCAAATATCGAGGCGATCGAGAAGATGGCGAAGGCGATGCACCCGGAGACCAACTGA
- a CDS encoding iron ABC transporter permease has translation MVRLGRLIVLGAVVLTALLLLSIVYGTTPIPIREVFSAIGLGTGLVEGDMSPLHRIVFDLRLPRALFAAVIGAGLGVVGVVLQTTTRNDLADPFLFGLSSGAAAGAVLVITVTGDVLGIWTLPLAAFCGGLIASGIVLALVQGLRTSAPEKLILAGLAVSFLFSAITNYLIFSGDNRAAHSVIFWMLGGLGLARWETFPLVLIGLGLILSYSLYRSRWLDALLTGDFTASSLGIPVQGLRFSMFFVAALATASFVSVAGVIGFVGLMVPHIARGIAGTLHRNLLIVSAIVGAILLTLSDILSRLLLAPQELPVGIVTTSIGSLFVFLYLFKSDRGR, from the coding sequence ATGGTCCGATTGGGCCGTTTGATAGTGCTGGGGGCGGTTGTTCTGACCGCCCTTTTGCTGTTGTCGATCGTCTACGGGACCACCCCAATCCCCATACGCGAAGTTTTTTCGGCCATCGGCCTCGGAACCGGTCTGGTGGAAGGAGACATGTCGCCCTTGCACCGGATCGTCTTCGACCTTCGCCTGCCCCGTGCCTTGTTTGCCGCCGTGATTGGTGCGGGACTGGGCGTCGTTGGTGTCGTTTTGCAAACAACGACGCGAAACGACCTGGCAGATCCGTTTCTGTTCGGTCTGTCCTCGGGTGCTGCTGCCGGCGCCGTTCTGGTGATCACCGTCACGGGTGATGTTCTGGGAATCTGGACGTTACCGTTGGCAGCATTTTGCGGTGGTCTGATCGCCTCCGGCATTGTTCTGGCGCTGGTTCAGGGCTTGCGTACAAGCGCACCCGAAAAACTGATCCTGGCTGGCCTGGCGGTGTCCTTTCTGTTTTCCGCGATCACCAACTACCTGATTTTCTCTGGCGACAATCGCGCTGCTCATTCGGTGATATTCTGGATGCTTGGCGGCCTGGGACTGGCAAGATGGGAAACATTCCCGCTTGTCCTGATCGGACTGGGCCTGATCCTGAGCTATTCACTTTACCGCAGCCGGTGGCTTGACGCGCTGCTGACCGGGGATTTCACAGCCTCGTCACTGGGTATTCCCGTTCAAGGACTGCGGTTCAGCATGTTTTTCGTTGCCGCATTGGCGACCGCCAGTTTCGTTTCCGTTGCCGGTGTCATCGGCTTTGTCGGGCTGATGGTGCCTCATATTGCACGCGGCATCGCCGGAACTCTGCACCGAAACCTGTTGATCGTCTCGGCGATCGTGGGCGCGATTCTGCTGACATTGTCCGATATCTTGTCACGCCTTCTTCTGGCTCCGCAGGAGTTGCCCGTGGGAATCGTCACAACGTCGATAGGATCACTTTTTGTCTTTTTGTATTTGTTCAAATCTGATCGCGGGAGATAG
- a CDS encoding LacI family DNA-binding transcriptional regulator, with the protein MNLKQLSEVLGLSQTTVSRALNGYPEVSEDTRARVQAAARKHGYRPNSRAKGLATGRSMVIGHVIPSSSQHEMVNPIFGDFVAGAAKKYAEHGYDMMFTNADDTSIEEAYRSLFQRGAVDGVVLQGPKVNEPRIEVLTRMGVPFIVHGRSTGVDAQYDWIDVNNKSSFMRATRFLIDLGHRRIALINGLEDMDFAQRRRDGYLEALSQAGLAPDADLMRSAEMTEVYGHHETQNMLRLESPPTAILCSSMISAIGVRRALSENGLEMGTDVSVIAHDDDLSYLKNGQDVPIFTATRSSVRQAGEMAADMLIQRIKSPNDPVKTRLLEAELVVGRSTGPAPNRVQL; encoded by the coding sequence ATGAACCTGAAGCAGCTCTCGGAAGTTCTGGGCCTTTCGCAAACTACGGTCAGCCGGGCGCTGAACGGGTACCCCGAAGTGAGCGAGGACACACGTGCGCGCGTTCAAGCCGCGGCGCGCAAACACGGGTACCGGCCGAACAGTCGCGCCAAAGGGCTTGCGACAGGACGATCGATGGTGATCGGCCACGTCATTCCCAGCTCGTCCCAACATGAAATGGTCAACCCGATCTTCGGGGATTTCGTCGCCGGTGCCGCAAAGAAATACGCTGAACATGGCTATGACATGATGTTCACCAACGCCGACGACACTTCGATTGAAGAGGCGTATCGGAGCCTCTTTCAGCGCGGCGCGGTGGACGGAGTCGTGCTGCAAGGCCCCAAAGTGAACGAACCACGGATCGAAGTCCTGACCCGCATGGGCGTCCCATTCATCGTGCACGGACGCTCGACCGGCGTCGACGCTCAATATGACTGGATCGACGTCAACAACAAAAGTTCGTTCATGCGCGCCACACGCTTTCTGATTGACCTTGGCCATCGCCGTATCGCTCTGATCAACGGTCTGGAAGATATGGATTTTGCCCAACGCCGCCGCGACGGATATCTTGAGGCGCTTAGTCAGGCCGGGCTTGCGCCCGATGCCGATCTGATGCGCAGCGCTGAAATGACAGAGGTTTACGGCCATCACGAAACGCAGAACATGTTGCGCCTGGAGTCCCCCCCGACCGCTATTTTGTGTTCATCGATGATCTCTGCCATCGGCGTACGGCGTGCGCTGTCCGAAAACGGGCTTGAGATGGGTACGGATGTGTCAGTGATCGCCCATGACGACGACCTGTCCTATTTGAAGAACGGGCAGGATGTTCCGATTTTCACGGCAACACGCTCATCCGTCCGTCAGGCGGGTGAAATGGCGGCTGACATGTTGATCCAGCGCATCAAATCCCCGAATGATCCCGTCAAAACCAGGCTGCTGGAGGCCGAGCTGGTCGTGGGCAGGTCAACCGGCCCTGCGCCCAACAGGGTGCAACTATGA